The Paenibacillus dendritiformis region AAAGGGGGAGGGGTTGCTTTGCTACAATTCATTACTCGACGTCTGTTATACCTCATTCCAAGCTTGCTCGGCATCGTGCTCATCACGTTCATTCTGTCCAGAGTGCTGCCGGGCGACCCTGCTCTGATGATTGCCGGAGAGCAAGCGCCGCAGCATGTGGTGGAGAACATTCGCGCTCAGCTCGGGCTGAACGAGCCGCTGTACGTTCAGTTCGGCGCTTATATCAAACAGCTGGCGCAAGGGGATCTGGGGATCGCTTGGCACACGGGACATACGGTGGTAGAGGATTTCGCCGTCCGTCTGCCGGCCACGATTGAGCTTGGCTTCGCCAGTCTGTTGATTGCGTTATTGGTGGCCATTCCGGTTGGCATCGTGGCCGCCACGAAAAAAGAATCGATCGTGGATCACATCTCCCGCGTTTTTTCACTTATCGGCGCCTGCATGCCGGTTTTCTGGCTGGGACTGCTGCTCATCCTGTTCTTCTATTCCAAGCTTGGCATTGCGCCTGCTCCTATGGGCCGAATCGGCGGAGATATCCTCCCGCCCACGCATATTACCGGATTATTTCTTGTGGACAGCTTGCTTACGGCTGATTGGGTGGCCTTCAAGCAATCCTTATCGCATCTTATCCTTCCGGCCATTTGCCTTAGCGCCGGCACGATGGCCATCATCGCCCGCATGATGCGTTCCAGCATGCTGGAGGTCATCGGCCAGGATTATATCCGGACGGCCCGCGCCAAAGGGCTCAACGAACGTTCCGTCGTGTACAAGCATGCTCTGGCCAATGCTTCGATCCCGACGATTACAATGGTCGGCCTCCAGATTGGTTACCTGCTCGGGGGCGCGGTCATTACGGAAACGATCTTCGCCTGGCCCGGCGTCGGAAGCTATGTCACGGAGTCGATTCTCGCGACGGATTATGCCCCAATTCAGGCGTTCACGCTGCTAAGCGCCGTCGTATACAGCGGCATCAATTTGCTGGTCGATCTCATATATGGCTTGATCGATCCACGCATTCGCTATGAATAATCCATCTCTCATGTCATGACATCTTAGGAGGTGCAACCGTGATGAAAGCATCAACCTCATCGTCCGCTGCAATCGCGGCGGCGAGCGACACGTCCATGCTGCAGGAGTTCTGGTATGGGCTGCGGCAGTGGAGCAAGCTGTTCCTTCGCAACAAGCTTGCTGCGCTCGGCCTCTTCCTGATCGTGCTGTGGACGCTCCTGGCCATCGCCGCGCCGCTGGTCGCGCCCTATGCGCCGGATGCCACGCAGTTGGATGCGAAGCTGCAAGGTCCGAGCGGGGAGCATTGGTTCGGGACCGACCAATTCGGCCGGGATATTTTCAGCCGTGTGGTGTACGCTGCACGCATATCGATCTGGACCGGGCTTATCGCCGTCGGAATTTCCTTCTTCATCGGCGTTCCGCTCGGCGGCATCGCCGCTTATTACGGCGGCTGGATCGGGAATGTGATTATGCGCGTCATGGATATTTTTCTGGCGTTCCCTTCGCTCATTCTGGCGATGGCGATCGCGGCCGCCATGGGCCCTGGCCTCATCAGCGCGATGATGGCCGTTGGCGTCGTCGGCATTCCGGAGTTCGCCCGTCTCATGTACAGCCAGACCATCTATTTGAAGGAACGCGAATTCGTGGAGGCGAGCCGCTCCATTGGCGTCAAGGACGGCACCATTCTTGTCCGGCATATTTTCCCGAATGCGCTGGCGCCGCTGCTCGTTCGCATTACGCTCGGGATGGGCTTCGCCATCTTGACGGCGGCGAGCTTGAGCTTCCTCGGTCTCGGCGTGCGTCCGCCGCTGGCGGAGTGGGGGGCCATGATATCCGAAGGCCGCGAGTACATTATTACCGGCGAATGGTGGCTGGTCACGTTCCCGGGGCTTGCCATCGCAACAACGATTCTTGGCTTCAATCTGCTTGGCGACGGACTGCGCGACGTACTTGATCCGCGGCTGCGCACAAGCCGGAAATAAGCGAAATTTTTCAGTCGAATATTCAGGGGGAGGAAACAATGATGAAACGAAGCAACTTGACGATGGCCCTTGTATTGACACTCATCTTGGCTCTGGTTGCGGGCTGCGCGCCGAAGGCGAACCAGTCCGGGGGAGACAGCGCCACCGGCTCTGGCGAACAAACGAACGCGACCGGCAGCAAAACGCTGACCGTAGCCTATTCCGAAGGCGGGCAGACGCTCGATCCGGCGGAAGCGAACGATCTGACGTCGGATACGCTGGTGCTGTCCACGTATGATCAGCTCGTCACGTATGGCGTCAAAAACGTAGATGGCGCGGATATCGCCGCCACCGAAGAAATCAAGCCGATGCTAGCTGAGTCGTGGGACGTATCCGATGACCAGAAGACGTATACGTTCAAGCTGCGCCAGGACGTGAAGTTCCATAGCGGCAATCCGCTCGATGCGGATGCGGTCGTGTTCTCGCTCGATCATATCAAAAACTCGAACTCGGGCGGATTCCTGTATCAGCAAGCCTCCATCGAGTCGTACCGCAAGGTGGACGACCATACGGTGGAAGTGAAGCTGGAGCGCCCGAACCATATGTTCTTGCAAATTTTGGCGATGTATTCCTTCTCCGTCATCGACCCGAAAGCGATCGAAGGGGATGCGAATGAATTTCTGAAGACGAAGACGGCAGGATCCGGGCCATTCAAGCTGGAGAAATGGGATCCTTCCTCTGAGGCGGTATTCGTGGCGAACGACGATTACTGGCAGGAGCGCGCCAAGCTGGACAAAGTCGTCATGAAGTTCATGAAGGAAGCTTCGTCCCGCACGATGATGCTGAACAAGGGCGATATCGACCTGGCCATGGAGATTCCGCCGAAGGATGTCGATACGTTGAAGCAGAACAACGGGCTCACTGTACGCTCTGATGCGAGCAACCGCATTTTGTACATGGGTCTGAACAATAACATGAAGCCGTTCGACAATCCGAAGGTGCGCCAGGCGATCGCCTACGCGATTCCGCAGGATGCGCTCTTGAAGGATGTCATGTACGGACAAGCCAAGCAAATGAAGAGCATTGTGGCAAGCAATACGCCGGGCTTTTCCGATAATGGCTACGAGTATGAATACAATCTGGACAAAGCGAAGGAGCTGCTGAAGGAAGCGGGCTACGAGAATGGCTTCTCCTTCGACTTCACGCTCGGCTCCGGGTTCAAAGACTGGGAAGATGCCGCTACGGTCATTCAAGCGGAGCTGAAAAAGATCGGCGTTACGATGAACATCAACAAGCTGGCGCGCGCGCAGTTCCTGGAGCAGCTTCGCACCGGCAACGTGCAATCCTTCATGTCGAAATGGACCTCTTTCGTCAACGATCCGGAATATCATCTCGGATTCCTGGTAGATAGCGAGAGCTCGTCCAACTACGTTCATTACGATAATGCGAAGGTCAATGAGCTGTTGGATCTGGCAGCCGTCGAGACGGACATGACGAAGCGCAATGCCATGTATGATGAGATTCAGGGCTTGATCAATGCGGACATGCCTTATGTGTACATGTACGAGTACAACCGTCTCGTAGCGTTCAACAACGACGTGAAGGGTTATATTTTCTTCCCGGATGAATGCTTGCGTTTTTACCCGCTTTCCAAATAAAGAGATAACGATCGCAATGGATATGGATACAGGAGGGGATTACGGTGAACGAATGGAAGCAACGCTGGATAGACGAAGTGGAACAACGCCAGGACGAATTGCTGGGATTATGCTCGAAGCTGATTCAATTCCCGACGGAAAATCCGCCTGGAGACTCGCGTGACATCAGTCAGTTCATTATCGACTACTTGGCCGAGGTTGGCATCGAGACCAAGGTGTATGACGCTGGTGACAACATGCTCAATCTCATTGCTACGATTGGCGATGAATCGGCATCGGAACGCCATTTGATCTATTGCGGCCATACCGATGTCGTGCCGGCAGGCGACCGCTCCCGCTGGGACTTCGATCCGTTCTCCGGCGAAGTGCGGGACGGCTATGTGCTCGGACGCGGGGCCAGCGACATGAAATGCGGCCTGGCCGGGCTCATCTTCAGCGTCAAGCTGCTGAAGGAGCTGCAGATTCCGCTCAAAGGCAGACTATCGCTGCTTATCGTGCCGGATGAAGAGACCGGCGGGCATCTCGGCGTACCGTGGGTGTTCGATCGGAAGCTGATTCATGGCACGGCGGCGGTTATCGCCGAGCCGTCGCATCCGCTTCATCCGACGATCGGGCAGAAGGGTAGCTGCTGGTTCAACTTCACGGTGACAGGCACGCCGGGCCACGGCAGCCTGTCCCCTATCCTCGGGGACAATGCAATTATGAAGGCGGCCGCAGCCGTTCAGGCGCTGCAGCAGCTGCATCAGTATCCGGTCGAGCTGCCAGAGGAAGTGAAGGATATTATCGAAGTGACGAAGCGTTATATCGCGGAAAAAGAAAATGCCGATTTCTCCGCCATCATCGATCGCGTGTCGGTCAATGTCGGCTTGATCGAAGGTGGAACGAAGACGAACGTCGTGCCTGACCGCTGCACGGTCAGCGTCGATACGCGCCTTCCGTTCGGCGTCGAGCCGGCCCAGGTGCTGGCTGAGGCGAAGCAGCTGCTGTCCGCTATCGGCATCGAGACAGAGCTTCATCCGGAAGGCTTCCAGGGGCTGGCGAACTGGACGCCGCCGACGGACCCGATCGTGGAGGAACTCGTGCAGCATATCTGCGACGTGAAGCAGGAAGAAGGCTACGGCGTCCTGCAATGGGCATCCAGCGATGCGCGGCATTTCCGCCGTGCCGGCATTCCGGTGCTGCAATACGGCCCTGCCGAGCTGTCCACCATTCACGGCTTCAATGAGAAGGCGCCGGTGCAGGACGTGGTGGACGCGGCCAAGGTGTACACGCTGACGGCGCTCAGCTACTTGGGTGGTGAGTAACATGGAACCGGTGCTGGCAGTCGAACAGCTGGAAACGGAATTTGTTACGAACGGGGGCGTCTTTAAGGCGGTGGACGGCGTAAGCTTCCACGTGCACCAAGGGGAGACGCTCGGCGTTGTCGGCGAATCGGGCTGCGGCAAAAGCGTCACTTCCTTGTCCATCATGGGGCTTCTCCCGAAGAAAATCGGCCGGGTGAAGGGCGGACGCATTCAGTTCCATGGGAACGACCTGCTGCAAGTCCCGGAAAAGAAAATGAGGTCCATTCGCGGCAACCGGATCGCGATGATCTTCCAGGAGCCGATGACCTCGCTCAATCCGGTGTTCCGGATCGGCGATCAACTGGCCGAGTCCATCCAGCTTCATAAGAAGCTGAAGCGCAAGGAAGCGATGCGGCATGCCGTCGACATGCTGCGCAAGGTCGGCATTCCGCATCCCGAGTCGGTGGCGCAGGAATATCCGCACCAGCTCTCGGGCGGGATGCGCCAGCGGGTCATGATCGCGATGGCGATGTCCTGCAATCCGGAGGTGCTGATCGCGGATGAGCCGACGACAGCGCTTGACGTGACCATACAAGCGCAAATTTTGGATTTGATGCGGCAGCTGCAGGAGGAAGAGAAGACGTCCATCCTGCTCATTACCCACGACCTCGGGGTTGTCGCCGAGATGTGCCACCGCGTCGTCGTCATGTACGCGGGGCAGGTCGTGGAAGAGGCGGATGTGGACACGCTCTTCGAATCGCCGCAGCATCCGTATACGCAGGGGCTGCTGGCCTCGCTGCCGCAGCTTGCCGGGGAGCAGGAGCGGCTGGAGTCGATACCCGGCACCGTGCCGAGTCCGCTGCAGATGCCGCCGGGCTGCCGCTTCGCCCCGCGCTGCAAATACCGGACGGAAGCATGCGATCAGGCTCAGCCCGCGCTGACGGACCTGGGCGGCGGGCACCGCTGCCGGTGTCTGCTCGTCGAGAAGGGGGTGGCGCGATGACGGCATTGCTGCAAGTTCGCAATCTGAAAAAGCATTATCCGATTCGCAAAGGGCTGCTGAATAAGCAGGTCGGCTCCGTGAAATCGGTGGATGGCTTGAACTTCGATATCTATGAAGGCGAGACCTTCGGCATCGTCGGTGAATCCGGCTGCGGCAAGTCGACGACAGGCCGCTCCGTCTTGCGCCTGATTGAACCGACGGAAGGCGAAGTCTGGTTCCAGGGACGCAATATTATGGCTCTCTCTCCGAAGGAGCTGCGCCTGCTGCGCCCCGAGATGAGCATGATCTTCCAGGATCCGTACGCGTCGCTGAATCCGCGCTGGACCGTTCAGCGCATCCTGGAGGAGCCGCTGCAGACGCATCAATCGACGATGCGGTCCTCGGATCGGAAGCAGCGCGTGCAGGAACTGATGGAGCGGGTAGGACTGTCCGCATTTCAAGCGAACCGATTTCCGCATGAATTTTCGGGCGGCCAGCGGCAGCGCGTCGGCATCGCCCGCGCCCTGGCGCTCAACCCGAAGTTCATCGTCTGCGACGAGCCGGTCTCGGCGCTGGACGTATCGATTCAGTCGCAGGTGCTTAACCTGATGCAGGATTTGCAAGAGCAAGAGAAGCTGACCTATATGTTCATTTCTCATGATTTATCGGTCGTGAAGTTCCTGTGCACGCGGGTCGGCGTCATGTATCTTGGCAAAATGGTCGAGCTGGCGCCGAAGCGGAAGCTGTATGCGAATCCGCTCCATCCTTATACGAAGGCGCTCATGTCGGCGGTGCCTGTACCGAACCCGAAGGCGAAGAAGGAGCGCATCGTCTTGTCCGGCGAAGTGCCGAGCGCCAAAAATCCGCCGCAAGGCTGCGCCTTCCATCTTCGCTGCCCGATTGCGTCGGAGCGCTGCCGCACCGTCCAGCCGGAATGGCGGGAGGCGGATGAAGGGCATTGGGTGGCCTGCCATCATATCTAAGGCAGGCCCGTCTAAGGCAGGTCGGGCGAGGCAAACAGGTTGCGCTGCAATGTAACTATGATATCGACAACTATGACATCGAGCGGAAAGGAAGAGAGAATCATGGCTTTACTGCAAACGTTGCGAATCTATGAAGCGGTAGACAATGCATTTACATCCGGCGAGGCGGTGAAGGAGCTGTTCAAGCCTTATCCGCTGGCTGACGTGAGCGTCCAGCGGGTTCATGGCGAGAAGGGATTTACGGATTTCATCCGCATCCTTATCCCGGGGACGGAAGGCAAGCACGGAGGCGGACAAGCGCCGAGCTTCGGCATCGTAGGCCGGCTGGGCGGCTTGGGCGCCCGGCCGCAGCGCATCGGGCTCGTCTCCGATGGCGACGGCGCGATTGCGGCGCTGTCGGCCGCATTGAAGCTGGCCGACATGAGCGTGAAGGGCGACCGGTTACAAGGGGATGTATACATTACGACCCACATCTGCCCGGACGCGCCTACCTTGCCGCATGAGCCGGTCGATTTCATGGATTCGCCCGTGGATATTGCAACGATGAACGAATACGAGGTGCTGGACGAGATGGAAGCGGTGTTGTCCATCGATACGACCAAAGGCAACCGCGTCATCAATCATAAAGGAATCGCCATTTCCCCGACGGTGAAGGAAGGCTATATCTTGCGCGTCAGCGATGATCTGCTTCGCATCATGGAGATGACGACCGGACAGCTTCCGGTCACGTTCCCGGTGACGATGCAGGACATTACGCCGTACGGCAACGGACTCTATCATATTAACAGCATCCTGCAGCCTTGCGTCACGACCGCTGCGCCGGTCGTCGGCGTCGCGATTACCGCGCAATCGACAGTGCCCGGCTGCGGGACAGGGGCAAGTCATGAAGTCGATATCGCGCTCGCCGCGCGCTTCGCGGTGGAAGTCGCCAAGGAATTCACGAATGGAGTCTGTTCCTTCTATAATAAGGAGGAGTTCGAGCATATGCTTAACCTGTATGGGCCGATGAATGCGCTGCAGACGTTGGGAAAAACGGTGCAAGCTTAACCCTGCGAGGTCATTCGCCGTGTGGCTTAAGGCCCCGCCGCAAGAGAGAAAGGAGGCAGCCGGGATGGAACGAAGCGACAGCCGGCAACGCGTTACAATAGGTCTCATTACGATAGGACAAGCGCCGCGAACGGATGTGCAGCCATTGATTGAGCGCTGGC contains the following coding sequences:
- a CDS encoding ABC transporter permease, which translates into the protein MLQFITRRLLYLIPSLLGIVLITFILSRVLPGDPALMIAGEQAPQHVVENIRAQLGLNEPLYVQFGAYIKQLAQGDLGIAWHTGHTVVEDFAVRLPATIELGFASLLIALLVAIPVGIVAATKKESIVDHISRVFSLIGACMPVFWLGLLLILFFYSKLGIAPAPMGRIGGDILPPTHITGLFLVDSLLTADWVAFKQSLSHLILPAICLSAGTMAIIARMMRSSMLEVIGQDYIRTARAKGLNERSVVYKHALANASIPTITMVGLQIGYLLGGAVITETIFAWPGVGSYVTESILATDYAPIQAFTLLSAVVYSGINLLVDLIYGLIDPRIRYE
- a CDS encoding ABC transporter permease produces the protein MKASTSSSAAIAAASDTSMLQEFWYGLRQWSKLFLRNKLAALGLFLIVLWTLLAIAAPLVAPYAPDATQLDAKLQGPSGEHWFGTDQFGRDIFSRVVYAARISIWTGLIAVGISFFIGVPLGGIAAYYGGWIGNVIMRVMDIFLAFPSLILAMAIAAAMGPGLISAMMAVGVVGIPEFARLMYSQTIYLKEREFVEASRSIGVKDGTILVRHIFPNALAPLLVRITLGMGFAILTAASLSFLGLGVRPPLAEWGAMISEGREYIITGEWWLVTFPGLAIATTILGFNLLGDGLRDVLDPRLRTSRK
- a CDS encoding ABC transporter substrate-binding protein produces the protein MKRSNLTMALVLTLILALVAGCAPKANQSGGDSATGSGEQTNATGSKTLTVAYSEGGQTLDPAEANDLTSDTLVLSTYDQLVTYGVKNVDGADIAATEEIKPMLAESWDVSDDQKTYTFKLRQDVKFHSGNPLDADAVVFSLDHIKNSNSGGFLYQQASIESYRKVDDHTVEVKLERPNHMFLQILAMYSFSVIDPKAIEGDANEFLKTKTAGSGPFKLEKWDPSSEAVFVANDDYWQERAKLDKVVMKFMKEASSRTMMLNKGDIDLAMEIPPKDVDTLKQNNGLTVRSDASNRILYMGLNNNMKPFDNPKVRQAIAYAIPQDALLKDVMYGQAKQMKSIVASNTPGFSDNGYEYEYNLDKAKELLKEAGYENGFSFDFTLGSGFKDWEDAATVIQAELKKIGVTMNINKLARAQFLEQLRTGNVQSFMSKWTSFVNDPEYHLGFLVDSESSSNYVHYDNAKVNELLDLAAVETDMTKRNAMYDEIQGLINADMPYVYMYEYNRLVAFNNDVKGYIFFPDECLRFYPLSK
- a CDS encoding M20 family metallopeptidase → MNEWKQRWIDEVEQRQDELLGLCSKLIQFPTENPPGDSRDISQFIIDYLAEVGIETKVYDAGDNMLNLIATIGDESASERHLIYCGHTDVVPAGDRSRWDFDPFSGEVRDGYVLGRGASDMKCGLAGLIFSVKLLKELQIPLKGRLSLLIVPDEETGGHLGVPWVFDRKLIHGTAAVIAEPSHPLHPTIGQKGSCWFNFTVTGTPGHGSLSPILGDNAIMKAAAAVQALQQLHQYPVELPEEVKDIIEVTKRYIAEKENADFSAIIDRVSVNVGLIEGGTKTNVVPDRCTVSVDTRLPFGVEPAQVLAEAKQLLSAIGIETELHPEGFQGLANWTPPTDPIVEELVQHICDVKQEEGYGVLQWASSDARHFRRAGIPVLQYGPAELSTIHGFNEKAPVQDVVDAAKVYTLTALSYLGGE
- a CDS encoding ABC transporter ATP-binding protein — its product is MEPVLAVEQLETEFVTNGGVFKAVDGVSFHVHQGETLGVVGESGCGKSVTSLSIMGLLPKKIGRVKGGRIQFHGNDLLQVPEKKMRSIRGNRIAMIFQEPMTSLNPVFRIGDQLAESIQLHKKLKRKEAMRHAVDMLRKVGIPHPESVAQEYPHQLSGGMRQRVMIAMAMSCNPEVLIADEPTTALDVTIQAQILDLMRQLQEEEKTSILLITHDLGVVAEMCHRVVVMYAGQVVEEADVDTLFESPQHPYTQGLLASLPQLAGEQERLESIPGTVPSPLQMPPGCRFAPRCKYRTEACDQAQPALTDLGGGHRCRCLLVEKGVAR
- a CDS encoding ABC transporter ATP-binding protein — encoded protein: MTALLQVRNLKKHYPIRKGLLNKQVGSVKSVDGLNFDIYEGETFGIVGESGCGKSTTGRSVLRLIEPTEGEVWFQGRNIMALSPKELRLLRPEMSMIFQDPYASLNPRWTVQRILEEPLQTHQSTMRSSDRKQRVQELMERVGLSAFQANRFPHEFSGGQRQRVGIARALALNPKFIVCDEPVSALDVSIQSQVLNLMQDLQEQEKLTYMFISHDLSVVKFLCTRVGVMYLGKMVELAPKRKLYANPLHPYTKALMSAVPVPNPKAKKERIVLSGEVPSAKNPPQGCAFHLRCPIASERCRTVQPEWREADEGHWVACHHI
- a CDS encoding DUF1177 domain-containing protein — encoded protein: MALLQTLRIYEAVDNAFTSGEAVKELFKPYPLADVSVQRVHGEKGFTDFIRILIPGTEGKHGGGQAPSFGIVGRLGGLGARPQRIGLVSDGDGAIAALSAALKLADMSVKGDRLQGDVYITTHICPDAPTLPHEPVDFMDSPVDIATMNEYEVLDEMEAVLSIDTTKGNRVINHKGIAISPTVKEGYILRVSDDLLRIMEMTTGQLPVTFPVTMQDITPYGNGLYHINSILQPCVTTAAPVVGVAITAQSTVPGCGTGASHEVDIALAARFAVEVAKEFTNGVCSFYNKEEFEHMLNLYGPMNALQTLGKTVQA